Below is a window of Bos indicus isolate NIAB-ARS_2022 breed Sahiwal x Tharparkar chromosome 19, NIAB-ARS_B.indTharparkar_mat_pri_1.0, whole genome shotgun sequence DNA.
TTCCCATCCTGGGCTCTTCTGTCTCCAAGGACACCCTCTCCTCTGTGAGGAGGGAAGCTCCTCCCTGTCTTCCTCCCCTGGATGTGAGGAAGGCTCCCTTTCTGCCTTGGCCTCCTCCAGACCCCACGGGCCCTTCAGGGACCCGCATCTGGGATTCCTTTGACCCAGGCCCACCTGATGGAGAGCCAGACCCGGTTGTGTTTTCCAGGCTGTTTGTCCCTGAGCGGCCCCCGCAGAGTGACGGGCATCGTGGGGAGATCCCTGAGCGTGCAGTGTCAGTACCAGGAGGAATTCATAAACAATACCAAATACTGGTGCAAACCCCCATGTGTGTTATCGTGGAGGATGGTGGAGAccacagagtcagagagagaagtgAGGAGGGGCCACGTGTCCATCAGAGACCATCCTGCAAGCCTCACCTTCACAGTGACCTTGGAGAACCTCAGAGAAGAGGATGCGGGAACGTACTGGTGTGGGATCGATGTGTTATCTACATTTGACCCCATCTTCGAGGTGGAGGTGTCTGTGATCCCAGGTGAGCATCCTCCACCGTCACTCCAGCACCAGGCTGGTCACCTGGACCCTCAGGAAGGAAGTGGGACAGAAAGGCTGGGCCAGGATGACCAGGAGGGGGTTGGGCGGTGAGCCTGGCTATGGGTGGTGTCTTGGGCCCATGCTTGTTTGCACACACGCACATCTCTGTCTGTGAGTGGGGCCACCCTAGAGCTACACGTGGACACCGTCAAGGTGGGCATCTTCCTGCTTCACGGGCTGGCGGGCATCCTGCTCTGGGGTCCAGGCTGCCTGCTCTCCTCACAAGCGCACGTCCACTCTCAAGGGGCCCGTGTCTCTTTCTGGCCTGTGCAGGGTTCTGCCTACGGGGGGCGCACTCTCACAAGGCCTTACTGCATACAGGCCGGCCTTGACCCCGGGGCCCTGAGGAACTGAGACGGGCCCTACCCTGAGCCCAGGGGTGGGACCTGCTCCAGAGCCCGCACCTGCACCGGGCTTCACCACCATCCCCGCTTCCAGTGCATACCCTGCCCTTGTGCTGGCCCAGAGGCCACCAGTGACCCTCCAGTGTTCTGGAAGGACCTCCTGGGGTTCTGGGGCTTCTCTTGTAACCCCAAGGAAAACGCGAAACGGAGCCCCTACTCTGTCCCTCTTGGGACTCGCCCTGCCCTTCCAGGCTGACCCTCTCTGTCCCTCTTGCTTTCCACTTGGCATTGACCGTGCTCACCTGCCCAGGGTGCatctggaggggtggggggaggggggcccaGGGTCTGGCCAGGCCTGGGTGAGGCCATGGGGAGCGGTGGACCCCTGACCAGATGGCCCGAGTGACCTTGACTGTGTGAGTCACAGCCACACGGGGACAGAGTGTGGGACGCGGGGAAGGAAACGGGGCCTGCCTTGTGCTTCTCCCTCAGCCCCTGCTACAGCCAGCGGCCCCGAGAGGCCCACGGGCTCCCCAGGCTCTCCCATGATCCTGCCAGTGCCCACCTGGAGCACCGCATCTGCTCAGGAGACCCCCGATCCCGGCCAAGCTCCTCGGTAAGGGGCCACGTCCCAGGACATTGGCACCTGGGTGGTTTCTCCTCTGGGTGAGGGGACAGGGCGGGGATTTGGGTCTTCCGTCTCCGGGCCCCTCGTTTATTCCCACACCGGACTGTGAAGGTCCCACTGCGTGCCTGGGGCTCTGCTGTGGATGCAGTAAGACCACCCAGGCAGGATCCGGCTCCGATGAGAGTTGTGCTGTAAGGGGCAAGTCACGCCCTGGACCAGTCCACACAGAGCTCCTATGTAAATATGGTGGTTTGGGATGAGTACTATGGAGAGATACCAGCCGCTGGGGTTCGGTGAGAGTGTGTGTGGGAAGGTGATTAGATTTGCTGTTTAATACATGATAATCAGGGACGCCTGGCTGAATCATTTGAGGAGACACCTGCAGGATTTGAGGACCCTGGCATTCAGGGttccaggaagagagaaaagtgagTGCAAATGTCCCACAGAAGGAGCCTTCAGGACCCCGGCCCAGGGCAGCGAGGAAGCAGGTTTCCTGGGCATTGGTGGCCGCTACACTCTGTCCCCTGCCTCCCGCCAGCCCTGGTCATTGGTGATCTCCTGTTGAAGGCCCCAGGGTCAGAGGGCGGGGAGAACTAAGGCggtcatttattcatccatcaactaccatgcacttttttttttcactttgacttttcaccataaaacttttctaaatttaatttttattttatattagattaTAAAGTTTAGGGTACatcacaactttaaaaaattaatttatttttttattgagggtaattgttttacagaattgtattggtttctgctgaacACCAACATCTATGAGCCATGATTATTAGAGTATTACAGAGACTTTTAAGTGTTGACCTTTGGAGATACGTCATagatgctaagtcacatccaatactttgcgattccatggactgtagactagcAAGCCTCTCTGCCCATGGACtcctccacgcaagaatactggagtgggtgcaggTTCttacttcagaggatcttcctgacctagggatcgaacccacgtctctcagaCCTTGGGTCTTTGGAGGTATCACACTGGTACCAGTTTCTCCCTGTGAATAAAGCAGTCCCTTTCTTTTTGGGAAATCTGTTTACAGGAGAGCAGACATCACACAAAAAAGCCTACTACTGATTACTATACCCTGGAAAGGCTAACCCCACACATGGAGGGCCTTGGAAAAAATCCTTCTTCTGCCTAGATCCCTCCAGGATCCCTGGTCTCCCTCCCGTGATTCTCACGGCCCCGTCCACCCTCATGCTCACAGTCCTAATTCCCAGGgctattaataagcagagacatgcGAGCAGAGGGCCTTAGGGTGGGCTGCCTGTCCGGGGATGATGCTTACGTGGATGGTCCTGGACTCAGGGCACAgggacgggggtggggagggactgaGGGACCAGGGTCCCCACTAAGGATGCTGCTCCCTGTCTGTCCCCGTGCCCCCCACAGGCCCCTGCTGGGCAGCGCCCACTGCCTGCTCCTGGTCTTCCTGAAGGTGCCCCTGCTCCTGGGCATGCTCAGTGCTGTCCTCTGGGTCCACAGGCCTCTGAGGAGCTCTGCGGACCGGCGGAGGCAGTCCATTTACGAGAACCAGTAGCCCCCATGTTCATCGCGTCCTCTTCGATGCTGCAGTCTGCCGCAGGATGGAAATGACCCTCTGCCCAGCTGTCCTGTATCACACTCCACCTCTCTCTCAGAACTTCTTTGTAACTTTTTTCCTAGAACATGGTTCTCATACATCCTAAATGTAAGCTACTCAATAGGTTCTTCTGAACTGTAACTGCAGATCAACGTTGAGGACATACCTTCGGGTTAACTCACAGAGCATCGCTCATGTATGGATCTCTCGGGCGCTCTCCCTGAAGTCTTCATCCCCAGGAGTGTGCAAGCTTTCCTTTGGATCTGTTTTGGTGGATCCGGGCAGTTCCATGGTCTCCCCCACCATCTGTGCTACCACAATCCCTCACCTTCCACAGGGCTCGGATCCACCATGGGGAATCTTCCA
It encodes the following:
- the LOC109574469 gene encoding CMRF35-like molecule 6 isoform X1, whose translation is MTPRGRAGWLPSALLLLQLPGCLSLSGPRRVTGIVGRSLSVQCQYQEEFINNTKYWCKPPCVLSWRMVETTESEREVRRGHVSIRDHPASLTFTVTLENLREEDAGTYWCGIDVLSTFDPIFEVEVSVIPAPATASGPERPTGSPGSPMILPVPTWSTASAQETPDPGQAPRPLLGSAHCLLLVFLKVPLLLGMLSAVLWVHRPLRSSADRRRQSIYENQ
- the LOC109574469 gene encoding CMRF35-like molecule 6 isoform X3 encodes the protein MVETTESEREVRRGHVSIRDHPASLTFTVTLENLREEDAGTYWCGIDVLSTFDPIFEVEVSVIPAPATASGPERPTGSPGSPMILPVPTWSTASAQETPDPGQAPRPLLGSAHCLLLVFLKVPLLLGMLSAVLWVHRPLRSSADRRRQSIYENQ
- the LOC109574469 gene encoding CMRF35-like molecule 6 isoform X2: MTPRGRAGWLPSALLLLQLPGCLSLSGPRRVTGIVGRSLSVQCQYQEEFINNTKYWCKPPCVLSWRMVETTESEREVRRGHVSIRDHPASLTFTVTLENLREEDAGTYWCGIDVLSTFDPIFEVEVSVIPAPATASGPERPTGSPGSPMILPVPTWSTASAQETPDPGQAPRPLRSSADRRRQSIYENQ